From Gemmatimonadales bacterium, the proteins below share one genomic window:
- a CDS encoding efflux RND transporter periplasmic adaptor subunit, which yields MNPTYRSARRSPLLWLVLASSLIGMGCRKAPPPRSAAVPVTTARVEQRTVPFEVSAPGTVEPITAVAVTAQVSGLITAVHFSEGALVEAGQVLFEIDPRPYRNALQQAEANLARDLVQLENARRQVERYQGLAQNEYITSEQYESLKAAAAGFAATVQSDSATVDNARLNLEYTTIRAPISGRTGGLLVKQGNQVRAQSAEPLVLVNQTAPILIRFSVPASYLQTIRAQRGERLRIRAAATADTTTLLGTLSFVDNAVDTTTGAILLKGLFSNADGRLWPGQFVTTTLELYQEKDAILVPNAAIVTAEAGSYVFVIDQERKASMRTVMLGRTVGEYQIVTAGLEPGERVVTDGQLRLTPGATVDIKNLDPGA from the coding sequence ATGAATCCAACCTACCGCTCCGCCCGGCGCAGCCCGCTGCTCTGGCTGGTCCTGGCGTCGAGCCTCATCGGCATGGGCTGCCGCAAGGCGCCCCCGCCCCGCTCCGCGGCCGTGCCCGTCACGACGGCCCGGGTGGAACAGCGGACCGTGCCGTTCGAAGTCTCTGCCCCGGGCACCGTCGAACCAATCACTGCGGTGGCCGTGACAGCCCAGGTCAGCGGCTTGATTACCGCCGTTCACTTCTCGGAGGGCGCACTGGTCGAGGCAGGCCAGGTTCTGTTCGAAATCGACCCGCGCCCCTACCGCAACGCCCTGCAGCAGGCCGAGGCCAACCTGGCTCGCGACTTGGTGCAGCTCGAGAATGCCCGCCGCCAGGTGGAGCGGTACCAGGGTCTGGCACAGAACGAGTACATCACCTCCGAGCAGTATGAATCGCTCAAGGCGGCGGCCGCCGGGTTTGCTGCCACGGTTCAGTCCGACTCGGCCACGGTCGACAACGCCCGCCTCAACCTCGAGTACACCACGATTCGGGCGCCGATTTCCGGTCGAACCGGTGGCCTCCTGGTCAAGCAGGGCAACCAGGTTCGGGCCCAGTCTGCGGAACCGCTGGTGCTGGTCAACCAGACCGCGCCGATCCTGATCCGGTTCTCCGTCCCCGCCAGCTACCTCCAGACCATCCGGGCGCAGCGCGGCGAGCGGCTGCGGATTCGAGCCGCGGCCACGGCCGACACCACCACGCTGCTCGGCACGCTGTCGTTCGTCGACAACGCCGTGGACACGACCACGGGCGCCATCCTGCTCAAGGGTCTCTTCTCCAATGCCGACGGGCGGCTCTGGCCGGGACAGTTCGTCACGACCACGCTGGAACTGTATCAGGAAAAGGATGCCATCCTGGTGCCCAACGCGGCAATCGTCACGGCAGAGGCCGGCAGCTACGTCTTTGTGATCGACCAGGAGCGGAAAGCCTCGATGCGCACCGTGATGCTGGGCCGTACCGTTGGGGAGTACCAGATTGTCACCGCCGGACTCGAACCCGGCGAACGGGTGGTAACAGACGGCCAGCTCCGGCTCACCCCGGGCGCGACGGTCGATATCAAGAACCTCGACCCCGGGGCCTGA
- a CDS encoding membrane dipeptidase: MVTAFGAALFGAPAVLRGRYQLFAGSQTRYSARAIKLVEGSLTIDMLNQFRFPDFADKPPLSTRWLQQPGSFTAEQFAVYRDSGIKVFALGHGASDYAAGIKYFADWNGFLAGYSDWLIRIDDLGDFERVRQPGKVGIMLTFQGSDHFRTPEDVDTFWSLGQRASQLTYNYANRIGAGFLEHVDGGLTVFGERIVERMNGVGMAVDLSHCGDQTTLDGIAASKKPVIFSHAACRALVPESLRCKTDDAIRALAKQGGVMGIPFLRFLVHGEEPVTVEHVLNHFDHVAKLVGVEHVGVGSDMDLVGNPNPVNGPPITETPNWDRYRLHRDPEGRITVAGLDHPKRTYDLAEGLIRRRYSDGDIALILGGNFARVLSKIWPA, from the coding sequence ATGGTGACCGCCTTCGGAGCCGCGCTCTTCGGCGCGCCGGCAGTTCTGCGCGGTCGTTACCAGCTCTTTGCCGGGTCACAGACCCGCTATTCGGCCCGTGCCATCAAGCTGGTCGAAGGGTCGCTCACCATCGACATGCTGAACCAGTTCCGCTTCCCGGACTTTGCCGACAAGCCACCACTCTCGACCCGCTGGCTGCAGCAGCCGGGCAGCTTTACCGCGGAGCAGTTCGCGGTCTACCGCGATTCGGGCATCAAGGTCTTTGCCCTGGGTCACGGCGCCAGCGACTATGCCGCCGGGATCAAGTACTTCGCGGATTGGAACGGGTTTCTGGCTGGCTACAGCGACTGGCTGATCCGGATCGACGACCTGGGTGATTTCGAGCGGGTCCGCCAGCCGGGCAAGGTCGGCATCATGCTGACCTTCCAGGGCTCCGACCATTTCCGGACCCCCGAAGATGTCGACACCTTCTGGTCGCTGGGCCAGCGCGCCTCACAACTGACCTACAACTACGCCAATCGGATCGGCGCGGGGTTCCTGGAGCACGTCGACGGCGGCCTGACGGTCTTCGGCGAACGGATCGTCGAGCGCATGAACGGGGTCGGCATGGCCGTCGATCTCTCCCATTGCGGTGACCAGACCACGCTCGACGGCATTGCCGCGTCGAAGAAGCCGGTGATCTTCTCCCACGCCGCCTGCCGGGCCCTGGTTCCCGAATCGCTCCGCTGCAAGACGGACGATGCGATCCGAGCGCTTGCCAAGCAAGGAGGCGTGATGGGGATTCCGTTCCTACGCTTCCTGGTCCACGGCGAGGAGCCCGTCACGGTCGAGCACGTGCTCAACCACTTCGACCACGTGGCCAAGCTGGTCGGCGTCGAGCACGTCGGCGTCGGCAGCGACATGGATCTGGTCGGCAATCCCAACCCGGTCAACGGCCCACCGATCACGGAAACCCCAAACTGGGACCGCTACCGACTGCACCGCGATCCCGAGGGACGGATCACCGTGGCCGGCCTCGATCATCCGAAGCGGACCTATGACCTGGCCGAGGGTCTGATCCGCCGGCGCTACTCTGATGGGGACATTGCACTGATCCTGGGCGGCAACTTTGCCCGTGTGCTGAGCAAGATCTGGCCGGCCTGA
- a CDS encoding beta-lactamase family protein, whose amino-acid sequence MKPWLMGSMAFLLVAGSGQQPNRTTMLAAIDSLVNAPIKAGRLAGGSVAVIRGRDTLVLKGYGYADLEHDVATPSNASYEIGSVTKQFTSVAIMQLVQEGKIDLDAEVTRYLPDYQTQGHRITVRRLLDHTSGIKGITEIPEFRTISLSNVPRDSLVRVVQTKPFDFPPGEQQTYNNSGYFLAGLLIEKVSAMSYADYVAKRLFAPAGMTRSYYCSERTIRKGHAHGYDTDSTGLVIKGFVNHRWPYAAGSLCSTAGDLAAWNQALHKSDRILNRTSYRDLVGPAALNDGTKLRYGLGFALVDLAGRPAISHGGDINGFASFAAYWPEQDLTVVVLLNSQGPARPDAMAAAIANIVLGPAPDRTQTFAGNAAEYAGTYTGPGRGRPMTVWIADSAGQVRIRRAPNGPWQALSYRGGDSFSAGGSLLTFDRKDGKPVQLRMDAGYAHNILLRQ is encoded by the coding sequence ATGAAGCCCTGGCTGATGGGATCGATGGCATTTCTGCTGGTGGCCGGATCCGGGCAACAGCCCAACCGTACGACGATGCTGGCGGCGATCGACTCGCTCGTCAATGCACCGATCAAAGCGGGGCGGCTGGCCGGGGGGTCGGTTGCGGTGATCCGCGGCAGGGACACCCTGGTCCTCAAGGGCTACGGCTATGCGGACCTCGAGCACGACGTGGCTACGCCGTCGAATGCGAGCTACGAGATTGGCTCGGTGACGAAGCAGTTCACCTCGGTCGCCATCATGCAGCTGGTCCAGGAGGGTAAGATCGACCTCGACGCCGAGGTTACCCGGTACCTTCCGGACTATCAGACCCAGGGGCACCGGATCACGGTTCGTCGCCTGCTCGACCACACCTCCGGAATCAAGGGCATTACAGAGATCCCCGAGTTTCGAACCATTTCGCTGAGCAACGTGCCGCGCGACTCGCTGGTTCGGGTCGTGCAGACCAAGCCGTTCGATTTCCCCCCCGGCGAGCAGCAGACCTACAACAACTCCGGCTACTTCCTGGCGGGCTTGCTGATCGAAAAGGTGAGTGCGATGTCGTACGCCGACTACGTCGCCAAGCGCTTGTTTGCGCCGGCCGGCATGACTCGGTCGTACTACTGCAGCGAGCGGACGATTCGGAAGGGTCACGCGCACGGCTATGACACGGATTCGACCGGCCTCGTCATCAAGGGCTTCGTCAATCACCGGTGGCCTTACGCAGCAGGCTCGCTCTGCTCGACCGCAGGCGACCTGGCCGCGTGGAACCAGGCGCTTCACAAGAGCGATCGGATCCTCAACCGGACTTCGTACCGGGATCTGGTCGGGCCGGCTGCACTCAACGACGGCACCAAGTTGCGTTACGGATTGGGGTTTGCGCTGGTTGACCTGGCGGGCCGTCCGGCGATTTCCCACGGGGGCGACATCAACGGCTTCGCTTCGTTTGCTGCGTATTGGCCGGAGCAGGATCTGACGGTGGTCGTCCTGCTCAATTCACAGGGCCCGGCGCGGCCCGACGCCATGGCCGCGGCGATTGCCAACATCGTCCTCGGCCCGGCGCCGGACCGGACCCAAACCTTTGCGGGAAATGCGGCCGAGTACGCCGGCACCTACACCGGCCCGGGCCGGGGGCGGCCGATGACAGTGTGGATTGCCGACAGCGCTGGCCAGGTCCGGATCCGGCGGGCGCCCAACGGGCCGTGGCAAGCGCTCAGCTATCGGGGCGGAGACAGCTTCAGCGCGGGGGGCTCACTGCTGACGTTCGATCGGAAGGATGGCAAGCCGGTCCAGCTGCGCATGGATGCCGGCTACGCCCACAACATCCTGCTCCGGCAGTAG
- a CDS encoding Uma2 family endonuclease, with protein MPALVPRYTVDQLDSFPDDGNRYELLDGVLLVTPAPGVPHEFVVVRLRELLGRYLGERALVFTRGAVQLLPHDHLEPDLLVVPFMSRVPKTWADLPEIWLTVEVSGRGSRVYDRDFKHAAYHRLGAQTTWRADMLTRTVTYSSIEGGPSVTTADRFAWRAPGFAEALQIDVAPLFAGIDTDE; from the coding sequence ATGCCCGCATTGGTCCCGCGGTACACCGTCGACCAGTTGGATTCGTTCCCGGACGACGGAAACCGGTACGAACTCTTGGACGGGGTGCTGCTCGTGACGCCCGCGCCAGGGGTGCCCCACGAGTTCGTGGTGGTCCGGCTCCGGGAACTGCTCGGTCGCTATCTCGGTGAACGTGCGCTCGTATTCACGCGCGGCGCTGTCCAGCTCTTACCGCACGATCATCTCGAGCCGGATCTGCTCGTCGTGCCTTTCATGTCACGTGTTCCCAAAACATGGGCGGACCTACCCGAGATCTGGTTGACCGTTGAAGTATCCGGCCGGGGCTCACGCGTGTACGATCGTGACTTCAAGCACGCGGCCTACCATCGCCTCGGTGCGCAAACCACGTGGCGCGCCGACATGTTGACCCGTACCGTCACGTACTCCAGTATCGAGGGCGGTCCTTCCGTTACGACAGCGGACCGCTTCGCCTGGCGCGCGCCAGGATTTGCCGAAGCGCTTCAGATCGACGTCGCGCCCCTGTTTGCGGGTATCGACACGGACGAGTAG
- a CDS encoding efflux RND transporter permease subunit yields MNIAEPFIKRPIATTLIMTGVMIFGALGYRQLPVSDLPTIDYPTINVNANLSGANPETMASAVATPLERAFSSIPGIEQITSTSRQGSTDITLQFSLSRNIDAAAQDVQTAISRTVRRLPDDMRDPPSYSKSNPSDQPIIYYSVTSETLPLSTVNEYAETMIAQKLSTIDGVAQVNLMGEQRYAVRIQIDPRALAYRRIGIDEVVAAVNSNNISTPAGSVWGRTKVLALQSNGKLESSSAFREITVAYRNGSPVRLGDLGLVVDAVANPRQGNWYNGVRTITLAVNRQPGSNTVEVADRVSAMIDEIKEQLPPSIQVNRLYDRSVTIRESVAEVKFTLALTLGLVVMVIFLFLRNLPATVIPSMALPLSIVGTFGVMAMAGFSIDNLSMMALTLAVGFVVDDAIVMLENVVRHLEMGKTPLQASLDGAREIGFTIVSMTISLVAVFIPIMFMPGLLGRLFHEFAVVIGVAILISGFVSLTLTPMMCARFLKQDHHVKRGKLYQITEAAYDWSLGLYRRTLLWVMGHKRATLAFSFAILVGTGILFAVVPKGFIPNQDIGAVFGSVEAAEGTPFEQMREHFRRVGEVIRENPNVEAVQIGSWGNWGRVSVYLKPYHERNARAQEVIHQLTGPLSQVPGVRVFLTNPPAIRIGGRQSRSEYQFTLQSPELDVLYESATALETKMRGMPGLKDITSDLQIRNPQLRVNVDRDRAAALGLNISQVQSALYNAFGSRQISTIWGSTNEYAVILELLPEFQGDPSAINLLHVRSPRSGALVPLGSVASVEPVLGPLSVNHSGQLPSVTLAFNLAPGMPLGDAVAAVRQLANQTLPSSITTSFSGTAQAFQQSQAGLAFLLVVAVLVIYLVLGVLYESFIHPITILSGLPFAVFGALLTLLIFKTDLDIYAYVGLILLVGIVKKNAIMMIDFALEAERREGKQPEEAIVEACLVRFRPIMMTTMCALMGTLPIALAWGAGAEARRPLGVAVVGGLAFSQIVTLYVTPVFFTYLDTFQKWLSTRFGGRRRQTLAVEPGVAQPAMMESGAP; encoded by the coding sequence ATGAACATCGCCGAGCCGTTCATCAAGCGACCGATCGCGACGACCCTGATCATGACGGGCGTCATGATCTTCGGCGCGCTCGGCTACCGCCAGCTCCCGGTCAGCGACCTGCCGACCATCGACTACCCCACCATCAACGTCAACGCCAACCTCTCGGGCGCCAATCCCGAGACCATGGCCTCGGCGGTGGCGACTCCGCTCGAGCGCGCCTTCTCGAGCATCCCGGGCATCGAGCAGATCACCTCGACCAGCCGACAGGGCTCGACCGATATCACCCTGCAGTTCTCGCTGTCGCGCAACATCGATGCTGCCGCGCAGGACGTTCAGACCGCCATTTCTCGCACGGTACGTCGTCTGCCCGACGACATGCGGGATCCGCCCAGCTACAGCAAATCGAACCCCTCCGACCAGCCGATCATCTACTACTCGGTGACCTCGGAAACGCTGCCCCTCTCGACCGTCAATGAGTACGCCGAGACGATGATCGCGCAGAAGCTGTCGACCATCGACGGCGTGGCGCAGGTCAACCTGATGGGCGAGCAGCGGTATGCGGTGCGAATCCAGATCGATCCGCGCGCGCTCGCCTACCGGCGGATCGGGATCGACGAGGTCGTGGCGGCGGTCAACAGCAACAACATCAGTACCCCGGCCGGGTCGGTGTGGGGCCGGACCAAGGTGCTTGCTCTGCAGTCGAACGGCAAGCTCGAGAGTTCGTCGGCCTTCCGGGAGATCACGGTCGCCTATCGCAACGGGTCCCCGGTTCGCCTGGGTGATCTCGGCCTCGTCGTCGATGCGGTCGCGAACCCGCGCCAGGGCAACTGGTACAACGGGGTCCGCACCATCACGCTCGCAGTCAACCGCCAGCCTGGCTCGAATACGGTCGAGGTGGCCGACCGCGTCTCGGCCATGATCGACGAGATCAAAGAGCAACTCCCGCCGTCGATTCAGGTCAACCGACTCTACGACCGTTCGGTCACCATCCGTGAATCGGTCGCCGAGGTGAAGTTCACGCTGGCCCTGACCCTGGGCCTCGTGGTGATGGTGATCTTCCTCTTCCTGCGCAACCTGCCGGCCACCGTGATTCCGAGCATGGCGCTGCCACTCTCGATCGTGGGCACCTTCGGGGTCATGGCCATGGCCGGCTTCAGCATCGACAACCTGTCGATGATGGCCTTGACCCTGGCCGTCGGCTTCGTGGTCGACGACGCCATCGTGATGCTCGAGAACGTGGTCCGCCATCTGGAGATGGGCAAAACACCGCTCCAGGCCTCGCTCGACGGGGCGCGGGAAATCGGCTTCACCATCGTCTCGATGACGATTTCGCTCGTCGCCGTGTTCATCCCGATCATGTTCATGCCCGGGCTGCTGGGCCGGCTCTTCCACGAATTTGCCGTCGTCATCGGCGTGGCAATCCTGATCTCAGGATTCGTGTCGCTGACCCTGACGCCGATGATGTGCGCCCGCTTTCTCAAGCAGGATCACCACGTCAAGCGCGGCAAGCTCTACCAGATCACCGAAGCGGCGTACGACTGGTCACTCGGCCTCTACCGCCGAACCCTCTTGTGGGTCATGGGCCACAAGCGGGCCACCCTGGCCTTTTCGTTCGCGATCCTGGTGGGCACCGGCATCCTGTTTGCCGTGGTCCCGAAAGGATTCATTCCGAATCAGGACATCGGTGCCGTGTTCGGCAGCGTCGAGGCGGCGGAAGGCACGCCGTTCGAGCAGATGCGGGAACACTTCCGTCGCGTCGGCGAGGTGATCCGTGAAAATCCCAACGTCGAGGCGGTGCAGATCGGGTCCTGGGGCAACTGGGGTCGGGTCAGCGTCTACCTCAAGCCGTATCACGAACGCAATGCACGCGCCCAGGAAGTGATCCATCAGCTGACCGGGCCGCTATCGCAGGTACCGGGCGTCCGGGTCTTTCTGACGAATCCGCCCGCCATCCGGATCGGGGGCCGGCAGAGCCGGAGCGAGTACCAGTTCACCCTGCAGAGCCCCGAGCTCGACGTGCTGTATGAGAGCGCCACCGCGCTCGAGACCAAGATGCGGGGTATGCCCGGGCTCAAGGACATCACCAGCGACCTGCAGATCCGCAACCCGCAGCTGCGTGTCAACGTCGACCGCGATCGCGCCGCGGCCCTGGGGCTCAACATCAGCCAGGTCCAGAGCGCGCTCTACAACGCGTTCGGCTCGCGCCAGATCTCGACGATCTGGGGCAGTACCAACGAGTATGCGGTGATCCTGGAACTCCTGCCGGAGTTCCAGGGCGATCCGTCGGCCATCAACCTGCTCCACGTTCGCTCGCCGCGCAGCGGGGCGCTGGTGCCGCTGGGCTCGGTGGCGTCGGTCGAGCCGGTGCTGGGGCCGCTTTCGGTCAACCACTCAGGCCAGTTGCCCTCGGTGACCCTGGCCTTCAACCTCGCGCCCGGCATGCCGCTCGGCGACGCCGTGGCAGCGGTCCGCCAGCTGGCCAACCAAACCCTGCCGTCGAGCATCACGACGAGCTTCTCGGGAACGGCGCAGGCCTTCCAGCAGTCGCAGGCGGGCCTGGCCTTCCTGCTCGTCGTGGCCGTGCTGGTGATCTACCTCGTGCTCGGCGTACTGTACGAGAGTTTCATTCATCCGATCACGATTCTCTCCGGGCTGCCGTTTGCCGTATTCGGCGCGCTGCTCACCCTGCTCATCTTCAAGACCGATCTCGACATCTACGCCTACGTCGGCTTAATCCTCCTGGTCGGCATCGTCAAGAAGAACGCGATCATGATGATCGACTTTGCGCTGGAGGCCGAGCGGCGGGAAGGCAAGCAGCCCGAAGAGGCCATCGTCGAAGCCTGCCTGGTGCGCTTCAGGCCGATCATGATGACGACGATGTGCGCGCTGATGGGCACCCTGCCGATTGCGCTGGCATGGGGCGCCGGCGCCGAAGCGCGTCGGCCGCTGGGCGTGGCCGTGGTGGGCGGACTGGCGTTCTCGCAGATCGTCACGCTGTATGTGACGCCAGTCTTCTTCACCTATCTCGATACCTTCCAGAAGTGGCTCAGCACCCGCTTCGGGGGGCGGCGGCGGCAGACTCTCGCCGTGGAACCTGGAGTTGCCCAACCAGCGATGATGGAGAGCGGGGCGCCGTAG
- a CDS encoding amidohydrolase family protein, producing the protein MSHRLMLSAAALLASWLLVAPAAAQQALLLRDPTIVDGRGGPPVTGHSVLIRDGRIAAIGPADRLDTAGARAIDLRGRYLLPGLIDTHLHSPPDSAAVAARMAWLFQNGITTARDMAADSHILRAVAWATESTDVPSTRLRYMAFWAGPSFYQVDRRPIGSTQGKPLGTVPWFLAVADVDGVDGHVEDAAALGAHALKLYTDLPAPVFGAAVAAAHRRGLLAASHVAVFPQRPSAVIAAGVDAVSHSALLVWEAVDSLPARFHTVPHTNFGPIGPYQRVAPDDRRIMAVLDSMRQRGTVLDATVLAIEKGISPEASTWALQVTALARQRGVAVSTGTDRPEAPDPVRQPALFDEIELLVRKAGFTPSDAITAATLNGARAVGIAADYGTVEVGKIADLIVLDADPTVDIRNLRRVRTVIKGGTAYPREP; encoded by the coding sequence ATGAGCCATCGCTTGATGCTGAGCGCCGCCGCGCTGCTCGCGTCGTGGCTGCTGGTCGCTCCGGCTGCGGCGCAGCAAGCCCTTCTGCTCCGCGATCCGACCATCGTCGACGGGCGCGGCGGTCCACCCGTGACGGGCCACAGCGTGCTGATCCGGGACGGACGCATCGCTGCCATCGGCCCGGCCGACCGTCTCGACACCGCCGGCGCCCGAGCGATCGACCTCCGCGGCCGGTATCTGCTCCCCGGCCTGATCGACACCCACCTGCACAGCCCGCCGGACTCGGCAGCCGTCGCCGCCCGGATGGCGTGGCTCTTTCAGAACGGAATCACCACGGCTCGGGACATGGCCGCCGACTCGCATATCCTGCGCGCCGTGGCCTGGGCAACCGAATCGACCGATGTGCCGAGCACCCGGCTCCGCTACATGGCCTTCTGGGCCGGGCCATCGTTTTATCAGGTCGACCGGCGCCCCATCGGTTCGACCCAGGGCAAACCGCTCGGCACGGTACCCTGGTTCCTGGCCGTGGCGGACGTCGACGGTGTCGATGGTCATGTCGAGGATGCCGCAGCGCTTGGCGCGCATGCACTGAAGCTCTACACCGACCTGCCGGCTCCGGTCTTTGGGGCCGCCGTGGCAGCGGCTCATCGCCGAGGCCTCCTCGCGGCAAGTCATGTCGCGGTCTTCCCCCAGCGCCCCAGTGCCGTCATCGCAGCTGGCGTCGATGCCGTCTCTCACTCGGCCCTGCTCGTCTGGGAAGCCGTCGACTCCCTGCCGGCACGCTTCCACACCGTCCCGCACACCAACTTCGGGCCGATCGGTCCGTACCAGCGGGTTGCGCCCGACGATCGTCGGATCATGGCGGTGCTCGACAGCATGCGCCAGCGCGGCACCGTGCTCGATGCCACCGTGCTCGCAATCGAAAAGGGCATCTCGCCCGAGGCGTCGACCTGGGCGCTCCAGGTTACCGCGCTCGCTCGGCAAAGGGGCGTGGCAGTCAGCACCGGCACCGATCGGCCTGAGGCGCCCGACCCTGTCCGGCAGCCGGCCTTGTTCGATGAAATCGAACTGCTGGTCCGGAAGGCGGGCTTCACACCGAGCGACGCCATCACCGCCGCCACCCTGAACGGCGCCCGTGCCGTCGGCATCGCGGCCGACTACGGCACGGTCGAGGTCGGCAAGATTGCCGACCTCATCGTCCTCGACGCCGACCCCACGGTCGACATCCGCAACCTTCGCCGAGTCCGCACCGTCATTAAGGGCGGCACGGCGTACCCCCGGGAGCCGTAA